In one window of Acanthopagrus latus isolate v.2019 chromosome 15, fAcaLat1.1, whole genome shotgun sequence DNA:
- the cdc42ep3 gene encoding cdc42 effector protein 3, translated as MPAKAPIYLKPNNSKKGKKCRLRDILSPDMISPPLGDFRHTIHIGKGGERDAFGDMSFLQGKYELLPGKGEVHPQYGAQSEFLRANSTGDASFAETPSPVLKNAISLPTIGGCQALTLPMISSTVFSMPPEPLEDIIGPTATMKPDSTEEVEILQMDALLRSMDVFGSEPSSPSADIQLKPDVLLDLLENTDKSTAKAVAKANKINKSDTRFEKPSSYYITGHSNSTFKANGSLNSNTSTDSFDSFTGKGDYQNKIYNGSRSLNGNGNCNGYGHFNNDITMGFKQELSKCNGEWVDRDSGVEEGRICDFEFEFSKEKSTSQDSLAQITGSFLSLELDLGPSILDDVLNIMDKPAAKSRP; from the coding sequence ATGCCAGCGAAAGCACCAATATACCTGAAGCCAAACAACAGCAAGAAGGGAAAGAAATGTCGCCTCAGAGATATTTTGTCCCCAGACATGATCAGTCCACCGCTTGGGGACTTCCGCCACACCATCCACATTGGCaagggtggagagagagatgccTTCGGTGACATGTCATTCCTCCAGGGGAAGTATGAACTGCTACCTGGGAAGGGAGAGGTCCACCCTCAGTATGGTGCCCAAAGTGAGTTTCTCAGAGCTAACAGCACTGGTGATGCTTCCTTTGCCGAAACACCCTCTCCGGTGCTAAAGAACGCCATCTCTCTCCCAACTATTGGTGGCTGCCAGGCACTTACCCTTCCTATGATCTCCTCCACTGTGTTCTCCATGCCCCCAGAGCCACTGGAGGACATCATTGGACCTACAGCTACCATGAAACctgacagcacagaggaggTAGAGATCCTGCAGATGGACGCTCTGTTGCGCTCCATGGACGTCTTCGGCAGCGAGCCTTCGTCTCCCTCTGCAGATATCCAGTTGAAGCCTGACGTCCTCTTGGAtctgctggaaaacacagacaagtcCACCGCCAAGGCAGTTGCCAAAgccaacaaaataaacaagagtGACACCAGATTTGAAAAGCCATCGTCCTATTACATCACCGGTCACAGCAACAGCACCTTCAAAGCTAACGGAAGCCTGAACAGCAACACAAGCACCGACAGCTTTGACAGCTTCACTGGCAAAGGGGACTACCAAAACAAGATCTACAATGGCAGCAGGAGTCTCAACGGGAACGGCAACTGCAATGGTTACGGACACTTTAACAATGACATTACCATGGGCTTCAAGCAGGAGCTCTCAAAGTGCAATGGTGAGTGGGTGGACAGAGACAGTGGTGTGGAGGAGGGCCGCATCTGtgattttgagtttgagttttccAAGGAGAAGAGCACATCGCAGGATTCCCTCGCCCAGATCACGGGGTCATTCCTCTCCCTCGAACTCGATCTGGGCCCATCCATCCTGGACGATGTGCTCAACATAATGGATAAACCCGCAGCGAagagcaggccttga